A single window of Calditerrivibrio sp. DNA harbors:
- a CDS encoding DUF4384 domain-containing protein, with translation MLKYLVLILLTTSLSFASVSFITESKGISCMTSTSKPEETEYKAILDAKNDAINNILKLRPELINFFNFENSRFELISKSSKWDIEPAQINSCIKVNTKIAIFPTPKDNIKDDTLNVTIIPNRDKYFLGNEIKFYIKSSKPFYSRIFYRDKENKLYLIFPNKYSLNNLFESGVIHEVPSSADKFKLSYDKNTPKEQFIFFISPSPLNTPNLTDSTIPIINIDPKELFSKIADIQINSKEKIYVEELYYKNIELK, from the coding sequence ATGCTAAAATACCTTGTCTTGATACTTTTGACAACAAGCCTATCCTTTGCAAGCGTCTCTTTCATAACAGAATCTAAAGGGATTTCTTGTATGACAAGTACATCAAAACCCGAGGAGACAGAATACAAGGCAATATTAGATGCTAAGAATGATGCAATAAATAATATTTTAAAACTACGCCCAGAGCTAATAAACTTTTTTAATTTTGAAAACTCAAGATTTGAATTGATATCAAAATCATCCAAATGGGATATAGAACCTGCCCAGATAAACAGTTGTATCAAAGTAAACACAAAAATAGCCATCTTTCCAACACCAAAAGACAATATAAAAGATGATACCCTGAACGTAACCATCATCCCTAACAGAGATAAGTATTTTTTAGGTAATGAAATCAAATTTTATATAAAAAGTTCCAAACCTTTCTACTCAAGAATATTTTATCGAGACAAGGAAAATAAATTATACCTAATCTTTCCCAACAAATACTCACTAAATAACCTCTTTGAAAGCGGAGTAATCCACGAGGTACCCTCTTCCGCCGACAAATTCAAATTAAGCTATGATAAAAACACCCCAAAAGAGCAATTTATATTCTTCATATCTCCTTCCCCTCTTAACACTCCTAATCTAACTGACTCCACAATACCGATAATAAACATTGACCCCAAGGAGCTTTTTAGTAAAATTGCTGATATTCAGATCAACAGCAAAGAGAAAAT